In a single window of the Littorina saxatilis isolate snail1 linkage group LG3, US_GU_Lsax_2.0, whole genome shotgun sequence genome:
- the LOC138960868 gene encoding BTB and MATH domain-containing protein 38-like, protein MSAVGSSSSMGNVKVETESEIPSSSRRFPVDSENPFESSFNGSDVVLVVEGKKLYVDKKTLSLHSPVFEAMFDGHFREKDAEEIEIKDTKYNAMVRFLRQMYPVKSFQIDDEFLADILPLADFYQVDHFRSKCEDYIGQQIQRPVTITAASKMFLLLMCDRFSLKHLNALLVLTSKLSIRQIKTNHFEPLQSNTKVNLLERRCMCAEEESAAKDKQMNNARTAFTKDFVWANICACKNCAAKLDKKPGLCRDCVTKFLDEHLLCV, encoded by the exons ATGTCCGCAGTAGGAAGCTCTTCCTCGATGGGAAATGTCAAGGTTGAAACGGAATCTGAGATTCCATCCTCGAGCAGACGCTTCCCTGTCGACAGCGAAAACCCGTTCGAAAGTTCTTTCAACGGATCCGACGTGGTTTTGGTTGTGGAAGGAAAGAAACTCTACGTTGAcaagaaaactctctctctccattcacCAGTGTTCGAGGCAATGTTCGACGGACACTTCAGAGAGAAGGACGCAGAAGAGATTGAAATTAAGGATACAAAGTATAACGCTATGGTCAGGTTTCTTCGGCAGATGTACCCTGTGAAGTCGTTCCAAATTG ATGACGAATTTCTTGCGGACATCCTGCCGCTTGCAGACTTCTACCAAGTGGACCACTTTCGCAGCAAATGCGAGGACTACATCGGACAACAAATACAGCGACCGGTGACAATCACAGCCGCCAGCAAAATGTTCTTGCTGCTGATGTGCGACAGATTCAGTCTTAAACATCTCAATGCGCTACTCGTCCTTACCTCTAAATTAAGCATTAGACAAATTAAGACAAATCATTTCGAGCCATTGCAGTCGAATACCAAGGTGAACCTGCTCGAAAGGCGATGTATGTGTGCTGAAGAAGAAAGCGCTGCTAAGGACAAACAGATGAATAACGCGAGAACAGCGTTTACAAAAGACTTTGTGTGGGCCAATATATGTGCATGTAAGAATTGCGCTGCGAAACTAGATAAAAAGCCCGGACTTTGTAGGGACTGTGTCACAAAATTCTTAGACGAACATCTGCTGTGCGTGTAG